The DNA window CCGAAGCCCAGCCCGTGCGGCATGATCCAATGATCGACCAGCACCATCAGCGCCAGATAGGCCAGCGAGCCGACCGACAGCACCAGCACGGCCACGGCCAGTTCGATGGCGTGCAAGTGCTGCCGGGTTTTTTGCAGCTTCTGCTCGATATAGCGATCGCACTCGACCGGCAACTGGCCGGCGGCCGAAGCCGGCTGGCCGGCCGCCGAAGCTTTGGAATCGCGATTGCCGGCCGGTGATGCCATAGGTCGTTGCGAGCGGAAAGGACGCTGGAGTTCGGCCAGTGCATTATAGCCGCGCCACGGCAAACGGGTGAAATGTCCCCTCAAGCAGGTGGAATCGAGGGCGAAAAGAACGCATTTTTCCGTAGCCCAGTCCTTCAGGACTGGGTTTTTGGGGGCCGCGCCAATGCCATCGCCCGATTCGATGCGGCCGTCGGCCGCATCGAATCGGGCGATGGCTCGCGCGTTCGGTCGCGGAACCCAGTCCTGAAGGACTGGGCTACGGAAAACGCCCCTAAACAGCGATCCGCTTCGCGCTAGTACGGAAATCGCTCGTCGAGCTTGCTGGCCGAGAGTTCGACCAGGAAGCCGGATAGCCGCTCGACGAGCCGGGCCATCATTTGCCGGCCTTTTTCAGCCGTGGCCGGGTGCGGGTTGCCGGCCCCGCTGTTGGTCGTGAGCAAATGCCAGGGCCGGGTGATGGTCACCCAGCCGCGATTGACCGCCTCGAACCGCGTGTCCGCCATGCGACCTTCGTCGGCCGCCAGGCTGCCGTCGGCACGCCGCGCGACCAGGTGCGGGTGGCAGGCCAGGATGACCGATGTCTCCATCTCGCCGGCGTGGTCGCCAGCATCGTCGAAGATCTCGTGCTCAATGTCTGCCAGCACGCGATACCAATTGCACAGAAACAATTGCGAGCCGCCGCGGCCGTGTAGCTCGCGCAGCAGCGGCTTGAGATCGTTGCCGCCGTGACTGTTCAAGAGCACGATCTTGCGAACGCCGTGATGCACCAGCGAATCGACCAGGTCGGTAATCACGCGCCCCAGCGTCGATGGGTTGACGTTCATCGCCAGCGGAAAATTCATCTGGTTGGTTTCGGTGCCATAGGGCATCGTCGGCAGCAGCACGACGCGGGCACCCTGCTCGTGAGCCGCTGCGCAAATCTGCTCGCCCACCGCGTCGGCCTCGAGCGTGTCGGTGCCGTAAGGGAGGTGCAAGTTGTGCGGCTCGGTCGCGCCCAGCGGCAGCACGGCCACTTCGTAGGGATGCTCTTTCACATAGCCGTAGTTGGTCTCGGCCAGAATCCAAGGGCGAGCGGTGGGCATGGGCGACTCGATCGGGCGACTTAAGGATCGACTGAAAAACAACTTCTCCACAACCCCTCTCCCCTTTGTGGGAGAGGGTAGGGTGAGGGGGCCCAAAAAATAACGAAGTTGTTTTTCAGTCGATCTTCAGCGCCGCAGGCTGGAGTGATAAATGACCCAATACACGGCAACCGCCGGCAAGCCGCCCAACAGCGCCGTCAAAGTCCAGACCGTGGGCGAAATCGCCAGCGGCTGCACTCGGCCCGTGTCCAGACGATTGGCGTCGTCGTAAACGGCCATCGCCAGCGCCACGTGCACGACAATCGTCAGCACGCTAATCAGCAATCCGAAGGCGATGGTCACGGCATCCCAATCCTGGTCTTCAACCGGCCCGGGTTAATCGCTACGGCCGGTGGCGGTCGCCTGCACAAACGCCCGATATTCGGCATCCAGCCGCGGATAATCGCTGCCGGTGAGCTGCGCGAGGGTTCCGGGCCGGTCGCGGCCAGTATAGATGGCGACCAGGTAGGCGACCAGCGTGTCGCGAAAGCGGCCATCGCCGTCGAATACCAGGAAATAGGTCAGGCCCGAGGCCTCGGTGTA is part of the Pirellulales bacterium genome and encodes:
- a CDS encoding creatininase family protein yields the protein MPTARPWILAETNYGYVKEHPYEVAVLPLGATEPHNLHLPYGTDTLEADAVGEQICAAAHEQGARVVLLPTMPYGTETNQMNFPLAMNVNPSTLGRVITDLVDSLVHHGVRKIVLLNSHGGNDLKPLLRELHGRGGSQLFLCNWYRVLADIEHEIFDDAGDHAGEMETSVILACHPHLVARRADGSLAADEGRMADTRFEAVNRGWVTITRPWHLLTTNSGAGNPHPATAEKGRQMMARLVERLSGFLVELSASKLDERFPY